Within Flagellimonas maritima, the genomic segment TTTAGGCGAGATAGGAGTTTCCAATCCAGCGGGCAAAATGACGATTGGGCAAATCTCTGAAGTTTTGTTTATGTTGTTATTGCCGTTCTTCTTCAAGCGTTTTGGATTCAAAAAAACCATCTTGGCAGGAATGTTGGCATGGACGGTCCGTTACCTGCTATTCGCCTATGGAAATGCAGGTGAACTTGCATTTATGTTGCTTATAGGCATTGCACTTCACGGTATATGCTATGATTTTTTCTTTGTGTCGGGACAAATTTATACAGATTCCAAAGCTGGCGAGCGATATAAGAGTGCAGCGCAAGGGTTAATAACTTTAGCTACATACGGAGTTGGAATGTTGATCGGTTTTTGGATAGCAGGAATGATTACCGACTCTTATCTAATTTCTGAGAACGTGCACGAATGGAAAAATATTTGGACATTCCCCGCTATTTTTGCGTTTGTAGTGCTCGTTCTTTTCGTACTACTGTTTAAAAATGAAAAAATAGAATATAAAGAATAGCTTCTATGCCAAAAAAAATAAGACTGGGAATACTTGGGGGTGGGGGAGATTCCCTTATCGGCGTACTCCATAGAGTTGCCTCGTTCATCAATGACAATTATGAAATAGCCGGTGCAGTATTTAATGCCGATTTTGATGAAAGCCTAAATTTTGCAAAGGAAATCGATGTACCTGTTAACCGTATCTACAAAGACTTTGATACATTGGTGGAAGAAGAATTAAAGCTTCCCGAAGATGAACGTATACAAGTATGTTCCATTTTAACGCCCAACTTTCTACATTTTCCAATGGCAAGGAAATTGTTGGATAATGGATTCCATGTCATCTGTGAAAAACCTATGACAACTACCTATGAAGAGGCTTTGATTCTTCAAAAAGCTAAAATTAAATCCAAGAAAGTTTTTGCGGTCACACATACGTACACAGGCTATCCAATGGTACGCCAAATGCGTGAAATGATTAAAGAAGGAGCCTTGGGAAAGATCCATAAAGTGGATGCGCAATACTATCAGGGTTGGATAAATACCATAATACATGACAAGAAAAAGCGCGCTTCCGTTTGGCGATTGGACCCAAAGAAAGCTGGTATAAGTTCCTGCATGGGCGACATAGGGGTACATGCATTTAATATGATCGAATACACAACGGGGCTGCAGATTAAATCCCTCCTATGCGATTTCAACTATTTGTACGGGGACAATCAAATGGATGTGGATGGTACAGTTCTGATTAGAATGGATAAGCACGTAAAAGGGGTAATACGCGCCAGCCAAGTGGCCACAGGGGAAGAAAATGGCCTGTCCATTGCCATTTACGGTGAAAAGGGAGCTTTAAAGTGGGAACAGGAAAAACCTAATTTTTTATACAAACTAAGCGATACCGAACCATTGCAAGTCTATAGACCGGGACATGCTTATAACTCAGCATTGTCTTTGGATGGCACCAAACTGCCACCAGGACACCCAGAAGGTATTTTTGATGCTATGGCCAATATTTATTTGGGCATGGCACGAGCTATTCGGGGAGAAAAATACAATGATGGTGAATTTCCAACCATGCAGGACGGGGTTCGTGGGCTAAATTTTATAGAAAGTACGGTGGCATCGCACAAGCAGGGAAATATTTGGGTGAATTTGGACTGATTGCGATTACCTTTCAAAAACTTTTTCAAATTGCTCAAATACCACGATCATGCTTTCTTTTGGGGCTTTGCCAAATTCTGAGAGCTCTCTGGTATAATAATTCCAGTGTGTCTTTTTCCAATATTCCAAACTTTTGTCCCCTTCGCCTTCCAAACGTGCATGGTCAGCATGGATTGCAAAATAGGGAACCAGTTTTACCGAAGAAGTTCTTACAATACATTTGGCATTCCCGGACCAATCTGTCACTACCGCGAAATCGCCAACTTTAGGCAAAGGCTCTTTCCGTAGCTGTAATCCCAAAAGTGAATGTGACGTAGCACGTTTAATATCCTTGCAGACCAAACTTGCACAAATATTGGCATCTTTTTCATTATCGCAAAAGTATATCACTTTAGGAGCGTCCTCAGAGGCAAATTCCAGGTGCGCATCTAAAAAATCACCCCATAGATTTCGGGCAGAAGCATTTTCCATTTGGGAAAATTAAGAAAAATTGTATTGATTTATGGTAAAAAGTATTTTCAAATATCGATTGATCACTGTTAGAAATAGATACCGCCAACCCTATTTTCATTAAGCAACATCTTATTTTAATTGTTAGCTTATCCCTATATTTATGTTTTTCTAACTTGGAAAATAAAAACACGACACTTTTTCTTGAATATAGGGGATAAATCTCAAAACGATATAAGGGTTTTTCAATTTTTAAAACTTTGATCAAATGAAAACGATAAAAGGACCGGCTGTATTTCTTGCACAATTTGTTGATAGTCAAGCGCCGTTCAATTCCTTGGATGGAATATGCAAATGGGCTTCCAATTTGGGATACAAAGGAATTCAAATACCGACTTGGGAATCTTTTTTGATAGATTTGGATGAAGCGGCGGCAAGCCAGGATTATTGTGATGAACTTAAAGGAACGATCAATTCATACGGATTGGAAATCACGGAACTTTCAACCCATTTACAGGGACAGTTGGTTGCCGTGAATCCTGCATATGATATCATGTTTGATAATTTTGCCCCCGAAAAAGTAAAGAACAATCCAAAAGCGCGTACCGAGTGGGCAATTGAAACGGTAAAAAAAGCTGCCACGGCAAGCAGGCGATTGGGCTTACATGCCCATGCCACATTTTCCGGGGCATTGTTATGGCATACGGCACACCCTTGGCCGCAAAGGCCACCGGGATTGGTAGAAATGGGCTTTGAGGAATTGGCCAAAAGGTGGATGCCCATTCTAAATCACTTTGATAAGGAAGGTGTAGATGTTTGCTACGAAATTCATCCAGGTGAAGATTTACACGATGGGGATACCTTTGAACGTTTTCTGGAAGCCACGGGAAATCATAAAAGGGTCAATATTTTGTATGACCCCAGTCATTTTGTATTGCAACAACTGGATTACATTGCTTACATAGACCATTATCATGAATTTATAAAATCCTTTCATGTGAAGGATTCCGAATTTAACCCTACTGGAAAGAAAGGTGCCTTTGGAGGGTACAACGATTGGGGTGAACGTGCCGGCAGGTATCGTTCTTTAGGTGACGGACAGATTGATTTTAAAACTATTTTCTCTAAGTTGACGCAATACGGTTGTGATGTTTGGGCAGTGATGGAATGGGAATGCTGTATTAAGAGTCCGGAGCAGGGTGCGCGTGAAGGAGCTAAATTTATCCAAGACCATATTATAGAAGCAACTACCAAAACTTTTGATGATTTTGCGGGTGCTGAAACAGATACAGAAAAGCTTAAAAAAATCCTTGGGCTATGAAAAAAAAGATTTTGTTTTTAGTTGTGATAGCGGTGATGTCCTGTAAGGACAAACCAAAGGAAACCCAAAACGAAATGAAAGAAGAAAGGGAGACTCAAATAGAAGATAACAATGAATGGACTGTTTTGTTTGATGGGTCTTCTTTTGATGGCTGGCATTTTTATAGGGGGGGAGCAGTTGCAGAACCTTGGAAATTAGAGAATGGAGCAATGGTCTTCCATCCCCCGGAAAATAGACCGAAAGGAGAGAGTTATAATATCGTTACCGATAAAGAATATAAAAATTTTGTGCTCAGATTGGAATGGAAGATTTCCGAAGGTGGAAACAGTGGTATATTTTGGGGAGTCAACGAAAGTGAAGAATTTGGACAGCCCTATGAAACAGGGCCGGAGATACAGGTTTTGGACGATGAAAAACACCCAGATGCAAAAAATGGCACCACACACCAAGCAGGAGCATTGTACGATATGGTAGCTCCATCTGAAAAAGCGGTAAAGTCCGTAGGTGAATGGAATATGGTTGAATTGATGGTAAACCATGGAGAAAATAAGGGTATTGTGATTTTGAACGATAAAAAAATTGCAGAGTTTCCCGTTAACGGGCCTGAATGGGACAAAATGGTTGCAGATTCCAAGTTTGCAGATTGGGATGGTTTTGGAATTTACAAAACAGGAAAAATAGGATTACAGGATCACGGTGACATCGTCGCTTTCAGAAATATCAAAATAAAAGAACTATAATATGCCAAATTACATTAAAATCTTCCTCTTATTTGTGGTAATTGCACCAAATGGTTTTGGTCAGGAAAAAGAGCCTACAACGCCCGAGGCCACGGAGTTTTACGAACCGGTTCCACCTAAGGTTATTCCAGGCACGAATGGGACGCCCCCAAGTGATGCCATCGTTCTTTTTGACGGGAAGGATTTTGACCAATGGATAAGCAGTGTTGACAGCATGGCAGTAAAATGGCACTTAAATGAAGATGGTAGCATGACGGTTAAGGATAAAGCGGGGAATATTCAGACCAAAAAGAATTTTGGCAGTGTGCAGCTCCACCTTGAATGGAAATCCCCGGCAGAAGTTCAACGTGAAGGGCAAAACAGAGCAAATAGTGGTGTATTTATCCAGCAACGCTATGAGGTTCAAGTATTGGATAACAATGACAACCCTACCTATACCAATGGTCAAGTGGGCTCAATCTATAAACAAGGTGTACCATTGGCCATGGCCTCTGTACCCACGGGAGAATGGAACACTTATGACATTATCTTCCATGCTCCAGAGTTTAGTAGGGGCGGAAATATTGTTGAACCGGCAACGGTTACCGTATTGCACAATGGTGTTTTAATACAAGACCATTTTGTGATTGAAGGGACCATTAAATACATTGGTTGGCCCAAATATCAGGCCCACGGGAAAGCTCCATTGGTATTGCAGGACCATAAAGATAATAGTAGGGTAAGTTTTAGAAATATATGGGTAAGGGAACTGGATTAAATCACCATGTATTTGGTTGCGATCATCGGAAACCATCCCTAAAAACCTATTTTAATTACCTTTGCCAAAATTCATAATTCTGTATGATTCAATCCATGACAGGCTTTGGGAAGCATGTAGTGCAACTCCCATCCAAAAAAATTACTATCGAGCTTAAATCACTTAATAGTAAAAATCTTGATATCAATACCAGAATACCTCAATCTTACAGGGAAAAAGAGTTGGAACTGCGTAAAATGATAGCCAATGTTTTGGTGAGGGGCAAAGTCGATTTTGGATTATATGTAGAAATTACCGGTGAAGAAACCACTGCTGAGGTCAACCAAGTCGTTGTTAAACAATACATGCAACAACTTGCCAAAATAGCCAGTGGCGATGATTTAAAATTGCTGGAGATGGCATTGCGTATGCCAGATACCATGAAAACGGATAAAGGTGATATTGACGAAACGGAGTATGAATCCATAAAAGGGGCAATGGTACAGGCACTTACCAAGATAATCGCTTTTCGCAATGAAGAAGGTGAAGATTTGAAGAAGGATTTTAT encodes:
- a CDS encoding 3-keto-disaccharide hydrolase is translated as MKKKILFLVVIAVMSCKDKPKETQNEMKEERETQIEDNNEWTVLFDGSSFDGWHFYRGGAVAEPWKLENGAMVFHPPENRPKGESYNIVTDKEYKNFVLRLEWKISEGGNSGIFWGVNESEEFGQPYETGPEIQVLDDEKHPDAKNGTTHQAGALYDMVAPSEKAVKSVGEWNMVELMVNHGENKGIVILNDKKIAEFPVNGPEWDKMVADSKFADWDGFGIYKTGKIGLQDHGDIVAFRNIKIKEL
- a CDS encoding 3-keto-disaccharide hydrolase, producing the protein MPNYIKIFLLFVVIAPNGFGQEKEPTTPEATEFYEPVPPKVIPGTNGTPPSDAIVLFDGKDFDQWISSVDSMAVKWHLNEDGSMTVKDKAGNIQTKKNFGSVQLHLEWKSPAEVQREGQNRANSGVFIQQRYEVQVLDNNDNPTYTNGQVGSIYKQGVPLAMASVPTGEWNTYDIIFHAPEFSRGGNIVEPATVTVLHNGVLIQDHFVIEGTIKYIGWPKYQAHGKAPLVLQDHKDNSRVSFRNIWVRELD
- a CDS encoding Gfo/Idh/MocA family protein, whose protein sequence is MPKKIRLGILGGGGDSLIGVLHRVASFINDNYEIAGAVFNADFDESLNFAKEIDVPVNRIYKDFDTLVEEELKLPEDERIQVCSILTPNFLHFPMARKLLDNGFHVICEKPMTTTYEEALILQKAKIKSKKVFAVTHTYTGYPMVRQMREMIKEGALGKIHKVDAQYYQGWINTIIHDKKKRASVWRLDPKKAGISSCMGDIGVHAFNMIEYTTGLQIKSLLCDFNYLYGDNQMDVDGTVLIRMDKHVKGVIRASQVATGEENGLSIAIYGEKGALKWEQEKPNFLYKLSDTEPLQVYRPGHAYNSALSLDGTKLPPGHPEGIFDAMANIYLGMARAIRGEKYNDGEFPTMQDGVRGLNFIESTVASHKQGNIWVNLD
- a CDS encoding sugar phosphate isomerase/epimerase family protein, with the translated sequence MKTIKGPAVFLAQFVDSQAPFNSLDGICKWASNLGYKGIQIPTWESFLIDLDEAAASQDYCDELKGTINSYGLEITELSTHLQGQLVAVNPAYDIMFDNFAPEKVKNNPKARTEWAIETVKKAATASRRLGLHAHATFSGALLWHTAHPWPQRPPGLVEMGFEELAKRWMPILNHFDKEGVDVCYEIHPGEDLHDGDTFERFLEATGNHKRVNILYDPSHFVLQQLDYIAYIDHYHEFIKSFHVKDSEFNPTGKKGAFGGYNDWGERAGRYRSLGDGQIDFKTIFSKLTQYGCDVWAVMEWECCIKSPEQGAREGAKFIQDHIIEATTKTFDDFAGAETDTEKLKKILGL
- a CDS encoding ASCH domain-containing protein is translated as MENASARNLWGDFLDAHLEFASEDAPKVIYFCDNEKDANICASLVCKDIKRATSHSLLGLQLRKEPLPKVGDFAVVTDWSGNAKCIVRTSSVKLVPYFAIHADHARLEGEGDKSLEYWKKTHWNYYTRELSEFGKAPKESMIVVFEQFEKVFER
- a CDS encoding YicC/YloC family endoribonuclease, with the protein product MIQSMTGFGKHVVQLPSKKITIELKSLNSKNLDINTRIPQSYREKELELRKMIANVLVRGKVDFGLYVEITGEETTAEVNQVVVKQYMQQLAKIASGDDLKLLEMALRMPDTMKTDKGDIDETEYESIKGAMVQALTKIIAFRNEEGEDLKKDFMTRLKNLRTLLGEVNKMDPERLDTVRERLEKAVSDLKVDLDANRFEQELIYYLEKYDITEEKVRLTNHLNYFEATLQSKDSNGKKLGFIAQEIGREINTIGSKANYAPMQQLVVQMKDELEKIKEQMLNVL